Below is a genomic region from Zavarzinella sp..
CAACAACATCACGTGCTTCCGGCATCAACAACCGAGATTTGCGACGCAGACTGTAAAGTTGCAATCCACCGGGGGTCGTTTCTCCTGCAATCGGCTCCAACCAATAAGCCAGTTCTGCCCAGGTGCTGTAACAATTCAAAGAATTATTGCGAGGGAATGGATTACATTGGGATAATAACCCGACTACATCAGCATCAGTTATTCTCACAGGATTAGATGTCGGTTCTCGATAGATGACCCGATTCTGGTTTGGTAATGCCGGATCAAAACGGGTTGATTCACAGAAGAGCTCTGCAGATGCCCCCATTGGCACCTGCACGGTAAACGACATCCGATGGTCAATAGCGCGGGTAGACCAGATACGTTCAGGATCATAACCCTCGATCGTTGCTGGAGCAGCACTACCTTGTTCCAGATAGAAATATCCACCTTGTGGTGGTCTCCAGCCAATTCGATCCATTCGTTGATCGCTCAATCGTGGACCTGAAAACCCAGACTCGAACGGGCCCTGAAAGTGATTGCTCGCGAGATCTCGCTTGATGACTGTAGAAGCGGATCGCAGGCGATCCTGCAGTAACCCTACGGATCGCAGCTTACTGAAGGTATCCAGTCCACGACCAAAGCCCACGGAAATCAAGGCCATGATGAACAGGCAGAGTGCCGTGGCCACCATCATTTCCGTGAGGGTGAACGCATGCCGGATTTTGAATTGACTGCCTTGGTTGATACGCATCTCTAACTACCTCCCGGCCGTTTCGAACTTATTTCAGGGCTTGGGCAAACATTGTAAACAGTAACTCTTCTGATCAATCACCCACGTTGGCACGTGCAGAAATTGTGCCACGATCAAATACTTCTGCCAGATGCTCCATCACAATAATTCTGGCTAAATAATTTGGTGGAGCAGTAACCCCTCCGGGCATGTTGTACCTTCGTAATGGAGGATAGATACCAATGTCCAATAATTTTTGACTGCCATTATCTCGTTCATCAAGACTGGTTACTCGGTAAAAATCAGTAATAGGTTGTGGAGCGCCTTCTGCTGTTGAAGCAGTCAACATTACCCAAGTTCCCTTGCGTAGCGGTGGGCGACCCGTTGGAGTAATGTCAATCGTTACGGTGTTGACTTCGTTACTGATTGGATTGGTCACATTCACAGAATACGGTAACTCCTGTGCCGGAATATCACTGACTGGTCTACCATCGAAGACCAGAATCGTCATATTGACTTCAGAACGATTGCTGTTTTGTTTCCGTTGGAGCATCCAGGTCACGTTATAACGGCTGCCACGATCGACTTGCCCAGCAGATGTATCTGGAAGGCCATCTTCTGTATAGCCAATATCGTCTAATAGTGTTGCCATGCGGGTTGCAAGAATAGGCGGCAACGGGCCACCAGTATTTGCCTGCAGCGTTCGGCGAGGGAGCCAAGGCAGGTTAGCGACAAAGTTTTGGTCTGAAGAGCCACCACGCACGTTCCAGCCAATCGGATCGATCAATACTGGGTTACTGGGCCCTGGATTTCTACGCTGTGCCTGATAAGCAGGTCCATTTGTTGGATCAGACACAATGAGTGCACTGACTTGGGCAGGACTTGCAAAAGGCCCAGTAAGGGATGGAAAATCCATCGCCAGCAATGCTGGTTCAGAGAAAAAAGTTTGGGATTCACCGCTGTCGCCAACTAATTCACGTATCGTACCATCAGTGTTCTGATAGGCACCCTTCCAAACATTCCGCATCACCACATCGGCGTTGCTGGCGGCCTGGGCACAGCGCTCATCTTTGACGGCACGCACCATATTCATGGCACCGACAGGGAAGAATGCCATTACCGAAAGCATGCCCAGTGCCAGAATGAAGATGGCAATGAGCACCTCCATGAGGGTGACAGCCGGTCGATGATGTGTATTCTGCTTCATGAGGTACTCCCTCGTATCCTGTTAACATTGAAAACCAGAGATCGTCGAAAGGTCTTTATTTTCGACCGCGACTAACGCCGTCGGTTCACAAAACCAATTTCCAACCAGGCCGTTTGTATTATTCGCAACTGGGGGCGATCTACCAAAAAAATTATAAACCCGATCCTGCACCATCTCTGGTAAAGAGAAAAGGATCTGCCCCTTCCGCGACAGGATGGGTAATAATCTGACCCGAGTGGGTATAGATAACGACCAACAGTGGCTCTCCCGCACCATCTTCCTCTGGTTCTACATAGAGAATCACTTTGCCACTTCCTTGATCTGCTACCAGACCTCCAGAGTTGAACAAGACATCCATGCTGCGACCAGTCCAATTACCAGGTTGACATGATGGAATCCGGATGCGCACCCTGGGTGGTAACTGCATATGGGTTTCGCCAATCAGTTCTGTAGGTTGGCGTAACACTCGATATCCATCAGTAATCGTCAACGATGATCCACCTTTGATTTGCTGTGAAAGAAGCACTTGAGTAGGAGCCAATGCGATTCCCAATGAATTGTGATCAAGAATCTGGCTGATAAACCCACCACCATAAGTCACTTCAAGAAAATCTCCTGCCCGAACGCCGTCCCAGATCTGGCCTCCAGATAAAGAAGCAATCGATGCTGGGGGCACACCTGCAATCGGTGGGGCTGGAGAAATGGTAACACTGGTACCTGTCGGAGGCAGAAACGGTTCGGGCTGCTCGATATAAGCCATTTCGGTACAAAGATTAGGATCTTCTAATGAAGCGTAAAATCGCACGCCACGTGGGGCCTGATCGCGGATCGCACGCTGTTTTGCAAGCGACAGATAGCCCTGAACCTGATTGGTGCCTTTGGTGGTATTATCCCGCTGACGCAGGGCAGGCAGCACCAGGGCAGCCAGAGCCATAATGGCCAGCATAATCGAAATGGCGACCAGTAATTCTATCAGCGTGAATGCTGAACGGGGTGCGGTTGAACGTTTCATGTTAGTTTTTCCCACCTTGATCTGCTAACTGGTAGCTGGTGACATCGTCATCATCGTAAAACCGGCTGTTCGGGCCAGCAGAATACATAAAGGGCGAGCGATTGCGACCATCGAACGTGTGCAGCAGAGTTTGCGCTGTGGCTTTTGATGCCCAGTTCTGGAGCAATTTCCCTTCCGGGTCTTCATTGTCTTTGGCAGTACCTGCTGAGCGAGTGTTGAACAACTGAAGTTGCTGATCGTAGTAAGGGCTGGCAGTCCAGCGGGCGAAACCGATCGGATTGCCCCACGGATCAATAAAGACCTTGAATTGTTTTCCGCCAACATCAATGTT
It encodes:
- a CDS encoding prepilin-type N-terminal cleavage/methylation domain-containing protein gives rise to the protein MKRSTAPRSAFTLIELLVAISIMLAIMALAALVLPALRQRDNTTKGTNQVQGYLSLAKQRAIRDQAPRGVRFYASLEDPNLCTEMAYIEQPEPFLPPTGTSVTISPAPPIAGVPPASIASLSGGQIWDGVRAGDFLEVTYGGGFISQILDHNSLGIALAPTQVLLSQQIKGGSSLTITDGYRVLRQPTELIGETHMQLPPRVRIRIPSCQPGNWTGRSMDVLFNSGGLVADQGSGKVILYVEPEEDGAGEPLLVVIYTHSGQIITHPVAEGADPFLFTRDGAGSGL